One Pseudoalteromonas undina genomic region harbors:
- the glgB gene encoding 1,4-alpha-glucan branching protein GlgB, producing the protein MGSIKNMKSAPLADYDAQVTALAAGRFKDPFSFLGAHSTQSGIEIRVYLPAALQVELLIGDQTITALRYKQSDLFIAELSSMPSSMYQCHVSYKSNNITIYDEYSFSSTLDEQAMYLFNEGSLEHAYAHLGAQFITQQGVDGVRFCVWAPNAASVSVIGEFNFWQSNRHFMRFHPASGVWELFIPGLCADMCYKFAITTLSGEVLDKADPFAFKMQQAPGTASILQYKPTPITLSEQAIKNRQKRNHIDAAISIYEVHLGSWQRAEHNRYLSYSELADKLVSYVVKMGFTHLQLMPISEYPFDGSWGYQPVGLFAPTSRFGDYNSFKYLIEQCHKANIGILLDWVPGHFPSDPHGLHCFDGTHLYEHADMRQGFHPDWNTYIYNYDRPEVKSFLISNAMYWLSQFGIDGLRVDAVASMLYLDYSRKEGQWVANCYGGRENLGAIECLKQVNIRSYKNNPGIMMVAEESTAWPGVTQSVEHNGLGFGYKWNMGWMNDSLHYMQQDSLFRKYHHHKMTFSMVYAFSENYILPLSHDEVVHGKGSLLNKMPGDDWQQFANLRAYYAFMWAHPGKKLLFMGAEIAQRKEWDHDHSIDWHLLEHQSHQGIQDTVKRLNHVYQAHPALYELDSCATGFSWIDNNNNQQSIFSFIRYAKSADDFMVVVANFTPTAYQHFTLGVPAKGSYKVILNTDESCFFGSDINITDEPSQLIHSINQPSHGFDHSITLQMGGLTTVYLQKVNNE; encoded by the coding sequence ATGGGCAGTATAAAAAATATGAAATCAGCGCCTTTGGCTGATTATGACGCACAAGTTACTGCGCTCGCAGCAGGACGCTTTAAAGACCCGTTTAGTTTTTTAGGAGCGCACAGTACACAAAGCGGCATAGAAATTCGAGTGTATTTGCCAGCAGCACTGCAGGTTGAATTGTTAATTGGTGATCAAACAATTACTGCATTGCGCTATAAACAAAGTGATTTATTTATAGCTGAGCTATCAAGCATGCCGAGCAGTATGTATCAATGTCATGTTAGCTATAAAAGCAATAATATTACCATTTACGATGAATACAGTTTTAGTAGTACCCTTGATGAGCAAGCAATGTACTTGTTCAATGAAGGGAGTCTTGAGCATGCTTATGCGCACTTAGGCGCGCAATTTATTACTCAACAGGGCGTTGACGGTGTTCGTTTTTGTGTGTGGGCGCCAAATGCTGCCAGCGTTTCAGTGATTGGTGAATTTAACTTTTGGCAGTCCAATCGTCACTTTATGCGATTTCATCCGGCTAGTGGAGTATGGGAGTTATTTATCCCGGGGCTGTGCGCCGATATGTGCTACAAATTTGCTATCACCACACTCAGTGGTGAAGTTTTAGATAAAGCCGATCCCTTTGCTTTTAAAATGCAGCAAGCGCCAGGTACAGCAAGCATTTTACAATACAAACCCACCCCTATCACGCTTAGTGAACAAGCGATCAAAAATAGGCAAAAGCGTAATCATATTGATGCCGCTATTAGTATTTATGAAGTGCACTTAGGTTCTTGGCAACGCGCTGAGCATAATCGTTATTTAAGCTACAGCGAGCTGGCAGATAAGCTTGTAAGTTACGTGGTTAAAATGGGGTTTACGCATTTACAACTTATGCCTATCAGTGAATACCCGTTTGATGGTTCTTGGGGTTATCAGCCGGTAGGCTTGTTTGCGCCTACAAGCCGCTTTGGTGATTACAACAGCTTTAAATACTTAATTGAGCAATGCCATAAAGCCAATATCGGTATTTTACTGGATTGGGTGCCGGGGCACTTTCCAAGCGACCCTCATGGGTTACATTGTTTTGATGGCACCCATTTATATGAACATGCTGATATGCGTCAAGGGTTTCACCCTGATTGGAATACCTATATTTATAATTACGATCGCCCTGAAGTTAAAAGCTTTTTAATATCAAATGCAATGTATTGGCTCAGTCAATTTGGCATAGATGGACTGCGAGTAGATGCGGTGGCATCTATGTTGTATCTTGATTACAGCCGAAAAGAAGGGCAATGGGTGGCTAATTGCTACGGTGGCAGAGAAAACTTAGGGGCAATTGAGTGCCTTAAACAGGTAAACATACGCAGTTATAAAAATAACCCCGGTATTATGATGGTTGCTGAGGAGTCAACGGCGTGGCCTGGGGTGACACAAAGTGTTGAGCATAATGGTTTGGGCTTTGGTTACAAATGGAATATGGGCTGGATGAACGACAGCCTGCATTACATGCAGCAAGACTCACTATTTAGGAAATACCACCATCATAAAATGACATTTTCTATGGTGTATGCTTTTAGTGAAAATTACATTTTACCACTGAGTCATGATGAAGTAGTCCACGGTAAAGGTTCACTTCTAAACAAAATGCCTGGTGACGATTGGCAACAGTTTGCTAATTTACGGGCTTATTATGCGTTCATGTGGGCGCATCCAGGAAAAAAACTTCTGTTTATGGGCGCCGAAATAGCACAGCGAAAAGAGTGGGATCATGACCATTCAATAGACTGGCACTTGCTTGAGCATCAAAGTCATCAAGGTATTCAAGATACGGTTAAACGCCTTAATCATGTGTACCAAGCCCACCCAGCACTTTATGAGCTTGATAGCTGTGCTACAGGCTTTTCATGGATAGATAATAATAACAATCAGCAAAGTATATTTAGCTTTATTCGTTATGCTAAAAGTGCTGACGATTTTATGGTTGTTGTCGCTAATTTTACCCCTACTGCTTATCAACATTTTACTTTAGGCGTGCCTGCTAAAGGCAGTTATAAGGTGATATTAAATACTGATGAGTCATGTTTTTTTGGCTCAGACATTAATATCACTGATGAGCCAAGCCAACTTATTCATTCAATTAATCAACCAAGCCATGGCTTTGATCACAGTATTACATTACAGATGGGTGGCTTAACCACTGTTTACTTGCAAAAGGTGAATAATGAGTAA
- the glgC gene encoding glucose-1-phosphate adenylyltransferase yields the protein MPSYANRYISNLTRDTYALILAGGRGSRLHELTDWRAKPAVYFGGKHRIIDFPLSNCINSGVRRVGIATQYKSHSLIRHVNRAWGHFKKELGESVEILPASQRNGDEWYCGTADAVFQNMDIIRHELPKYVMILSGDHVYRMDYGGLLAKHVENGADMTVCCLEVAVEEAANTFGVMTVDQENRVRRFDEKPAEPSSVPGKPGTCLASMGNYVFNTEFLFEQLQKDSQTEGSGRDFGHDIIPAIIEEHNVFAYPFRDPAQVGQPYWRDVGTLDSFWEANMELVMPEPQLDLYDPTWPIWTYQEQLPPAKFIFDDDDRRGMAVDSTVSGGCIISGSLVRKSLLFSNVHIRSYCTIEESVILPGVIVNRGCKIKRAIIDRSCEIPPGLEIGYDRKTDEANGFRVSKKGIVLVTREMLTKLDTKLNQ from the coding sequence ATGCCCAGTTATGCAAATCGCTATATAAGTAATTTAACCAGAGACACCTATGCACTCATTCTAGCCGGCGGACGAGGTTCTCGTCTTCATGAGCTAACAGACTGGCGTGCAAAACCAGCCGTTTATTTTGGCGGCAAGCACCGTATTATTGATTTTCCACTATCAAATTGTATTAACTCTGGTGTAAGACGAGTAGGGATTGCAACGCAATATAAATCTCATTCGCTAATACGCCATGTAAATCGTGCATGGGGGCACTTTAAAAAGGAGTTAGGCGAGTCGGTTGAGATTTTACCTGCATCACAGCGCAATGGTGATGAATGGTATTGCGGTACTGCCGATGCGGTATTTCAAAATATGGATATTATTCGCCATGAACTACCTAAATATGTAATGATTTTGTCAGGCGATCATGTATATCGTATGGATTACGGCGGTTTGTTAGCAAAGCATGTCGAAAATGGTGCCGATATGACCGTATGCTGTTTAGAAGTCGCGGTTGAAGAAGCAGCGAACACCTTTGGGGTAATGACCGTTGATCAAGAAAATCGAGTGCGACGATTCGACGAAAAACCAGCTGAACCAAGCTCTGTGCCTGGCAAACCAGGTACATGCTTAGCGTCAATGGGTAATTACGTATTCAATACTGAGTTTTTATTTGAGCAATTACAAAAAGATTCACAAACCGAAGGATCAGGACGTGATTTTGGTCATGACATTATTCCCGCCATTATCGAAGAGCATAATGTGTTTGCTTACCCATTTAGAGATCCTGCACAAGTAGGGCAACCTTATTGGCGCGATGTAGGGACCTTAGATTCATTTTGGGAAGCGAACATGGAGTTGGTTATGCCTGAGCCTCAATTGGATTTGTACGACCCTACTTGGCCAATTTGGACATACCAAGAGCAGCTTCCTCCAGCTAAGTTTATTTTTGATGATGACGATCGTCGGGGTATGGCTGTTGATTCAACCGTATCCGGTGGCTGTATTATTTCAGGCTCATTAGTGAGAAAGTCATTACTGTTTTCTAATGTACATATTCGCTCATATTGTACTATTGAAGAGTCGGTTATTTTACCCGGTGTTATAGTTAACCGTGGGTGTAAAATAAAACGTGCCATTATTGATAGAAGCTGTGAGATCCCCCCAGGGTTAGAAATTGGTTATGATCGTAAAACCGACGAAGCCAATGGCTTTAGAGTATCTAAAAAGGGAATTGTTTTGGTAACCCGCGAGATGCTGACAAAGTTAGACACTAAGTTAAATCAATAA
- a CDS encoding EAL and HDOD domain-containing protein, which yields MSVFVARQAILNRNQNVVAYELLFRDSPENCFPGVSDGQATARLIMENQLNLGTRHITSGKKALINIGPESLKLDLCEFLPCKDVVIELLETIEPTDDTYELCRKLFHSNYKLALDDFVYSPQWERFLKLVNLIKFDIRLTPLDEIPLVVNKLKKHKNIKLLAEKIETDEEYKLARQMGFDYFQGYYFARPAMIEQKDIHYNYGLVIAIYSEVMKPDPDVKVITGLFELDAALAYKLLRLLNSGVFPLQSQISSLKQALVYLGQARLKKFVSLIVTAHTARTKPIELMQMCVIRARFCELIASKVAKQVQGEAFLTGLFSLLDAILDKPMDLLVDKLPFPDEIKVALTGEKNDLYYILETVKAYETGSWWALEKAVSLINLDSAFLPKLYKQAVKWADSYKDNI from the coding sequence GTGTCGGTATTTGTGGCAAGGCAAGCAATCCTTAATCGTAATCAAAATGTAGTTGCATATGAACTACTGTTTCGCGATAGCCCTGAAAATTGCTTTCCTGGTGTTTCTGATGGTCAAGCAACGGCTCGCCTGATCATGGAAAACCAGCTTAACTTAGGTACTCGCCATATTACTTCGGGTAAAAAAGCGCTGATCAATATTGGTCCTGAATCATTAAAACTCGATTTATGCGAATTTTTACCCTGTAAAGATGTGGTTATTGAATTACTCGAAACCATAGAGCCCACCGACGATACCTACGAGCTATGCCGTAAACTCTTTCACAGTAACTATAAATTAGCCCTTGATGACTTTGTTTACTCACCGCAGTGGGAACGTTTTTTAAAGCTAGTTAATTTAATTAAATTTGATATTCGGCTCACGCCACTGGATGAAATTCCACTGGTGGTCAATAAGCTAAAAAAACACAAAAATATTAAGCTGTTAGCTGAAAAAATAGAAACCGATGAAGAATATAAATTAGCTCGCCAAATGGGGTTTGATTATTTCCAAGGGTATTACTTTGCCCGCCCCGCAATGATAGAGCAAAAAGATATTCATTATAATTATGGTCTTGTCATTGCCATTTATTCAGAAGTAATGAAGCCAGATCCTGATGTGAAAGTAATCACCGGTTTATTTGAGCTTGATGCAGCACTAGCATATAAATTATTGCGTTTATTGAATAGTGGTGTATTTCCCCTGCAAAGCCAAATATCTTCATTAAAACAAGCGCTGGTTTACCTAGGGCAAGCGCGTTTAAAAAAGTTTGTTAGCCTAATTGTTACAGCACACACCGCGCGCACTAAGCCGATAGAGCTTATGCAAATGTGTGTTATTCGCGCTCGCTTTTGTGAATTAATAGCCAGCAAAGTCGCCAAACAAGTTCAAGGTGAGGCATTTTTAACTGGGCTGTTTTCTTTGCTTGATGCTATTTTAGATAAGCCAATGGACTTGTTGGTTGATAAACTGCCATTCCCAGATGAAATTAAAGTAGCACTAACCGGTGAGAAAAATGACTTATATTATATTCTTGAAACGGTAAAAGCATATGAAACCGGAAGTTGGTGGGCGCTTGAGAAAGCGGTATCACTCATTAATTTAGACAGTGCTTTTTTACCAAAATTATACAAACAAGCTGTAAAATGGGCCGATAGCTACAAAGATAATATTTAA
- a CDS encoding glycogen synthase, which translates to MHVLMVAAENDALPNAKVGGVADVIRDVPKALAAQGLTIDVVIPDYGFELGERRFIGEVNVAFNSASHVLSLFEIPQTQNAVRQIVISHPLFSQSHSVYCNDDNNRPFATDASKFALFNAAICEALLQGVLKQPNTLHLHDWHSACVAVLLKFEPRYRKLAKLRLVYTVHNLALQGIRPFKDDDSSLEAWFPSLSYDGQLLCDPRYPHCFNPMRSAINLADKVHVVSPSYSQEVQIASNDAGGFFGGEGLERDLQQAAEQGKLIGILNGCDYTTQHPKQATLSELLEQIEATLFSWMAKNVHLDSSHYIAHQRVLQFMASEQQGPLVTSVGRLTEQKVLLLCQPYNNSLTIDEVCKVINQYNGRLIVLGSGDKKLEQLFTTAMARNSNLLFLKGYGQGVGDLMYQLGDLFLMPSSFEPCGISQMLAMRAGQPCLVHSVGGLKDTVEHNVTGFSFTGDTLLAQAEALLHSLSEALNVNHANPKQWQAIKNSAKNSRFGWDDVVTDYITYLY; encoded by the coding sequence ATGCATGTATTAATGGTTGCCGCAGAAAATGATGCGTTACCTAATGCCAAAGTCGGTGGTGTTGCCGATGTCATACGTGACGTACCTAAAGCGTTAGCGGCACAGGGACTAACGATTGATGTGGTAATTCCTGATTATGGCTTTGAATTGGGTGAGCGCCGTTTTATTGGTGAAGTCAACGTTGCGTTTAATTCAGCCTCTCACGTTTTATCGCTGTTTGAAATTCCACAAACGCAAAATGCAGTGAGGCAAATAGTAATAAGCCACCCTTTGTTCAGCCAATCACATAGTGTGTATTGCAACGATGATAACAATCGTCCATTTGCTACTGATGCGAGTAAGTTTGCACTGTTTAATGCCGCGATTTGTGAAGCGCTTTTACAAGGGGTTTTAAAACAACCAAACACGTTACATTTACACGACTGGCACAGTGCTTGTGTGGCGGTGTTACTAAAATTTGAGCCTCGCTATCGTAAACTTGCTAAGCTGCGCTTGGTGTACACGGTTCATAACTTAGCCTTACAAGGTATTCGCCCTTTTAAAGACGATGACTCTAGCTTAGAAGCGTGGTTTCCCTCATTAAGTTATGATGGCCAATTGCTTTGTGATCCCCGTTACCCTCATTGCTTTAACCCCATGCGCAGTGCTATTAATTTAGCCGATAAAGTACATGTGGTTTCACCCAGTTATAGCCAAGAAGTGCAGATTGCGAGTAACGATGCAGGCGGTTTTTTTGGTGGTGAAGGACTTGAGCGTGATTTACAACAAGCGGCTGAGCAGGGCAAGCTGATTGGGATACTCAACGGCTGTGATTACACAACTCAACACCCGAAGCAGGCAACGCTTAGCGAGCTTTTAGAGCAGATAGAAGCTACGCTTTTTAGCTGGATGGCAAAAAACGTACACTTAGACAGCAGCCACTATATTGCTCACCAACGTGTTTTACAATTTATGGCATCAGAGCAGCAAGGGCCTTTAGTGACCAGTGTAGGGCGGCTCACCGAGCAAAAAGTATTGCTGCTGTGCCAGCCATACAACAATAGTTTAACTATTGATGAGGTATGCAAGGTTATAAACCAATATAATGGTCGCTTGATTGTATTGGGCTCGGGCGATAAAAAACTAGAACAATTATTTACCACTGCGATGGCACGAAATAGCAATTTATTGTTTTTAAAAGGTTATGGCCAAGGTGTTGGTGATTTAATGTATCAACTAGGGGATTTATTTTTAATGCCTAGTTCTTTTGAGCCGTGTGGTATTAGTCAAATGCTGGCAATGCGAGCAGGTCAGCCTTGTCTTGTGCACAGTGTTGGCGGCTTAAAAGATACAGTTGAGCATAATGTGACTGGTTTTAGTTTTACTGGTGATACCTTATTAGCTCAGGCAGAGGCACTGTTGCATAGTTTATCTGAGGCCTTGAATGTAAATCACGCTAATCCTAAGCAATGGCAAGCGATAAAAAATAGCGCTAAGAACAGCCGCTTTGGTTGGGATGACGTTGTAACTGATTATATTACATACTTATATTAA
- the glgX gene encoding glycogen debranching protein GlgX — protein sequence MSNCFEVTHGASLPLGSTVQNNGVNFALYAPNASQAFVCLFDKSGHTEILKIAMNINEGGVWSIHVAPLSAGALYGFRVDGEYNHEKGMLFNEHKLLIDPYAKDLFNEFTWSERHYGQMPIGTKSEVNNAIDMPKSKVTTSVAYTNKKPQHSWANTVIYECHVKGATCRHPGIPKVQQGTFLGLSHPCFIEHLKSLGVTAIELLPVHAFISEQFLITKGLQNYWGYNSINFFTPHKDYLVNDDINEFKQMVSELHRANIEVILDVVYNHTAEGGSDGPILSLRGFDNLTYYRTINGQPNVYINDTGCGNTLNIDHPKTLQLVLDSLRYWVEVMGVDGFRFDLATILGRSSTGFSASHTFLQAVAQDPILNKVKLISEPWDIGPGGYQLGAFPAPWREWNDQYRDVIKRFWQSEKGIISDVAKRLHGSFDIFEHSNRGPLNSINFITSHDGFTLADLVSYEHKHNQANGENNQDGHSANYSFNCGVEGFSSDPEIMNLRLQQQKNFLLTLLLSKGVPMIAAGSEMAHSQGGNNNAYCQNNRTSWLAWKDSQLNHCLIQFIDDALKIRHGHSAFKHSVFLDDIDERFTVKWFTEQGKKMDETHWHEDKRQFLMYSLLDKQNKHALLIILNASKQPVVCQLPQSPITATWALVLSSVNNASTVVEEDATVNISAQSSWVFSANLEGEDYD from the coding sequence ATGAGTAATTGCTTTGAGGTTACCCATGGTGCATCTCTTCCATTGGGCTCGACTGTACAAAACAACGGTGTCAACTTTGCCTTATACGCCCCTAATGCAAGCCAAGCTTTTGTTTGTTTATTTGATAAAAGTGGCCATACAGAAATATTAAAAATAGCTATGAATATTAATGAAGGCGGGGTGTGGAGTATTCACGTTGCGCCACTGAGCGCTGGCGCATTATATGGCTTTAGGGTTGATGGTGAGTATAACCATGAAAAGGGCATGTTATTTAATGAACATAAGTTATTGATTGACCCTTATGCAAAAGACTTGTTTAACGAGTTTACTTGGAGCGAGCGCCATTACGGACAAATGCCGATAGGCACTAAAAGCGAGGTTAATAATGCGATAGATATGCCTAAATCTAAAGTGACTACATCGGTTGCTTATACCAATAAAAAGCCACAGCATAGCTGGGCTAATACGGTAATTTATGAGTGTCATGTAAAGGGTGCTACCTGTCGTCATCCAGGTATTCCAAAAGTACAGCAAGGCACGTTTTTAGGCCTAAGCCACCCGTGCTTTATTGAGCATTTAAAAAGTTTAGGGGTGACCGCTATTGAGCTTTTGCCTGTGCATGCGTTTATAAGTGAACAGTTTTTAATTACTAAAGGCCTGCAAAATTACTGGGGCTACAATAGCATCAATTTTTTTACTCCCCACAAAGACTATTTGGTTAATGACGATATAAACGAATTTAAACAGATGGTTAGCGAATTACACCGCGCCAATATTGAAGTTATTTTAGATGTTGTATACAACCATACTGCTGAGGGCGGCAGTGATGGACCTATATTGTCTTTACGTGGCTTCGATAACCTCACTTATTATCGCACTATTAATGGGCAGCCCAATGTATATATAAATGATACTGGCTGTGGTAACACCTTAAATATTGATCATCCAAAAACCTTGCAATTGGTTCTTGATAGCTTGCGGTATTGGGTAGAAGTTATGGGAGTGGATGGCTTTCGATTTGACTTAGCCACCATTTTAGGGCGTTCAAGTACGGGTTTTAGTGCCTCTCATACGTTTTTACAGGCCGTTGCACAAGATCCTATATTAAATAAAGTAAAACTGATCAGTGAGCCGTGGGATATAGGCCCTGGTGGGTATCAGTTAGGTGCTTTTCCTGCTCCTTGGCGTGAGTGGAATGATCAATACCGTGATGTGATTAAACGCTTTTGGCAAAGTGAAAAAGGCATTATTAGTGATGTAGCTAAGCGTTTACATGGCTCGTTTGATATTTTTGAACATAGCAATCGAGGCCCACTAAATAGCATAAACTTTATTACCAGCCACGATGGTTTCACCCTCGCCGACTTAGTCAGTTATGAGCACAAACATAACCAAGCAAATGGTGAAAATAATCAAGATGGCCACAGCGCTAATTATTCATTCAACTGCGGAGTTGAGGGATTTAGTAGCGATCCTGAAATTATGAACTTACGGCTCCAACAACAAAAAAACTTTTTACTTACCTTGCTACTCTCTAAAGGGGTGCCAATGATAGCCGCTGGCAGTGAAATGGCCCATTCTCAAGGTGGTAATAATAACGCTTATTGCCAGAATAACCGCACAAGCTGGCTGGCATGGAAAGACTCACAACTAAACCATTGCTTAATTCAGTTTATAGATGATGCATTAAAAATTAGGCACGGTCACAGTGCGTTTAAACACAGTGTGTTTTTAGATGATATTGATGAACGTTTCACCGTTAAGTGGTTCACCGAGCAAGGTAAAAAAATGGATGAAACACATTGGCATGAAGATAAGCGACAATTTTTAATGTATAGCTTACTTGATAAGCAAAATAAGCACGCCTTATTAATTATTTTAAACGCCAGTAAACAGCCCGTGGTCTGTCAATTACCACAATCGCCCATTACTGCGACATGGGCGTTAGTGTTATCAAGCGTAAATAACGCATCAACTGTTGTTGAAGAAGATGCAACCGTGAATATTTCAGCACAAAGTAGTTGGGTTTTTAGTGCCAATTTAGAAGGCGAAGATTATGACTAA
- a CDS encoding glycogen/starch/alpha-glucan phosphorylase gives MTKQDEQVCVVKGWQEGPVIDESTLSDDLTRHFYYTLGRDVVGESQLYLYHALALTIRDRLVARCRETNQQIKQQKRRKTAYLSLEFLMGRALGNAVLNLDLESQVSTALQAYCTELENVEQAEHDAGLGNGGLGRLAACFLDSCASLALPVVGYGIRYEYGMFNQSIKEGNQIEQPDNWLREGHPWELSAPEQAKRVKFSGYVQSYTDKFGREHRQWMSSQDVLAVPYDVPIPGYKNNIVNTLRLWKSEATDEFNLTEFNAGSYSEAVAQKNLAEQITMVLYPNDSSENGKELRLRQQYFLSSASIQDVLSQWIEQYGDNFTDFAQHHIFQLNDTHPSIAVAELMRILVDDHELDWDQAWNITTKTMAYTNHTLLPEALEKWSVGLFAKLLPRILEIIYEINARFLAEVARHWPGDVQKQRDLSLIEEGEEPQIRMAFLAIVGSYSVNGVAALHTKLLTAGLFKDFYSLWPEKFNNKTNGVTPRRWLAYCNPGLSHIISEKIGKDWVGDFAKISQLRRFYDDPQLHVTWQQAKRQNKQRLVDLVKQKCGVEFDVNMLFDVQVKRIHEYKRQLLNVLHVIHLYDRIRRGDTQGMVPRCVLLGGKAAPGYMMAKKIIKLINNVAEVINKDPEVSMFLRVAFLPNYNVTAMETICPATDLSEQVSTAGKEASGTGNMKFMMNGALTIGTLDGANIEIRDAVGAENFFLFGAQAEHIDEIRAHYNPSEIIANNSDLNSVMHLLESGHFNLFEPGLFDDVISGIKSKDDAWLTAHDFASYIAAQREVDKAYADQTHWTQMSILNTAASGLFSSDRTIGQYCDDIWHLTPLDTSQQTVKTNTDTNS, from the coding sequence ATGACTAAGCAAGACGAGCAAGTGTGTGTGGTAAAAGGCTGGCAAGAAGGCCCGGTTATTGATGAAAGTACCTTAAGTGATGATTTAACTCGCCACTTTTATTACACCTTAGGGCGTGATGTGGTGGGAGAGTCGCAGTTGTATTTATATCATGCATTGGCGCTGACAATAAGAGATAGACTCGTTGCGCGTTGCAGAGAAACTAATCAGCAAATTAAACAACAAAAACGCCGCAAAACAGCGTATTTATCGCTAGAGTTTTTAATGGGTAGAGCACTGGGTAATGCGGTTCTCAACCTTGATTTAGAATCTCAGGTAAGTACTGCACTGCAAGCTTACTGTACTGAGCTGGAAAATGTAGAACAAGCAGAGCATGATGCTGGCTTAGGTAATGGTGGCTTGGGGCGCTTAGCGGCATGCTTTTTAGATAGTTGCGCGAGTTTAGCGCTGCCAGTAGTGGGTTATGGAATTCGCTATGAATACGGCATGTTTAATCAATCAATAAAAGAAGGCAACCAAATTGAGCAGCCAGATAACTGGCTACGCGAAGGTCACCCTTGGGAATTGAGCGCTCCAGAGCAAGCTAAACGAGTTAAGTTCTCGGGTTATGTACAAAGTTATACTGATAAATTTGGCCGTGAACATCGCCAGTGGATGAGCTCCCAAGATGTGCTTGCGGTTCCTTATGATGTTCCCATTCCGGGCTATAAAAATAATATTGTTAATACCCTTAGGCTTTGGAAGTCTGAAGCAACCGATGAATTTAATTTAACCGAATTTAATGCCGGTAGTTATTCAGAAGCGGTGGCGCAAAAAAACCTCGCAGAGCAAATAACCATGGTGTTGTACCCTAACGACAGCAGTGAAAATGGTAAAGAGCTGCGTTTACGCCAGCAATACTTTTTATCATCGGCAAGCATTCAAGATGTACTGAGCCAGTGGATTGAGCAATACGGAGATAATTTTACTGATTTTGCTCAGCATCATATTTTTCAGCTTAACGACACTCATCCTAGTATTGCCGTGGCAGAGCTGATGCGAATTTTAGTTGACGACCATGAACTCGACTGGGATCAGGCATGGAACATCACAACCAAAACCATGGCTTATACAAACCACACCTTATTGCCGGAGGCATTAGAGAAGTGGTCAGTGGGGTTATTTGCTAAATTATTACCACGTATTTTAGAAATTATTTATGAGATTAATGCCCGTTTCTTAGCAGAGGTTGCAAGGCATTGGCCGGGTGATGTGCAAAAGCAACGAGACTTATCATTAATTGAAGAGGGCGAAGAGCCGCAAATTCGCATGGCTTTCTTAGCCATTGTTGGTAGTTATTCAGTCAATGGCGTAGCCGCACTGCATACTAAGTTATTAACTGCGGGTTTGTTTAAAGATTTTTACTCATTATGGCCTGAAAAGTTTAATAACAAAACCAATGGGGTGACACCAAGGCGTTGGCTTGCTTATTGTAATCCGGGTCTGAGCCATATTATTAGCGAGAAAATAGGAAAAGACTGGGTAGGCGACTTTGCAAAAATTAGCCAATTACGCCGTTTTTATGATGATCCGCAATTGCACGTAACATGGCAGCAGGCAAAACGGCAAAACAAGCAGCGTTTAGTCGATTTAGTAAAACAAAAGTGTGGCGTCGAGTTTGATGTAAATATGCTATTTGATGTGCAGGTAAAGCGTATTCATGAATATAAGCGCCAGTTACTCAATGTCCTACATGTTATTCATTTATACGACCGCATTCGTCGTGGCGATACACAAGGCATGGTACCTCGTTGTGTATTACTTGGAGGTAAAGCCGCACCTGGTTATATGATGGCGAAGAAAATTATTAAACTGATTAATAATGTTGCTGAGGTGATCAACAAAGACCCTGAAGTATCGATGTTTTTAAGAGTTGCCTTTTTACCAAATTACAATGTGACCGCCATGGAAACTATATGTCCTGCAACAGATTTGTCGGAGCAAGTTTCTACAGCAGGTAAAGAAGCATCCGGTACCGGCAACATGAAGTTTATGATGAATGGTGCGCTCACAATAGGCACGTTAGATGGCGCGAATATTGAAATCCGCGATGCAGTAGGAGCTGAAAACTTCTTCTTATTTGGCGCACAAGCCGAGCACATTGACGAAATTAGAGCGCATTATAATCCCAGTGAAATTATTGCGAATAACTCAGATCTAAACAGCGTGATGCATCTCCTTGAAAGTGGTCATTTTAATCTATTTGAACCCGGCTTATTTGATGATGTCATTAGCGGCATTAAAAGCAAAGACGATGCATGGCTAACCGCACATGACTTTGCCAGTTACATTGCAGCGCAGCGTGAAGTGGATAAAGCGTACGCTGATCAAACCCACTGGACTCAAATGAGTATTTTAAATACCGCGGCCAGTGGCTTATTTTCTAGTGACAGAACAATAGGCCAATATTGTGATGACATATGGCACTTAACCCCACTAGATACTTCACAGCAAACAGTAAAAACAAACACTGACACTAATAGCTGA